One genomic segment of Flagellimonas marinaquae includes these proteins:
- a CDS encoding carbohydrate kinase family protein yields the protein MKKIYCIGELLIDFVAEKQGSDLSQAFEFTKKAGGAPANVACAISKLGGNGIFIGCVGSDPFGSFLLETLKNEGVDISLTQLSDTFTTLAFVSLSEDGERDFVFNRGADKELKYNANLRKNLHGNILHLGAATALLGGPLEKTYTKYLFDGLTKEMFISFDPNFRSDLWKDDEETFIKKCMPFVEKSHLCKFSQEEAQLISGKENTEEACDFLHTVGTKIITVTLGKDGTLLSMNGTKKIIPSIPVTPVDTTGAGDAFIGCLLYQISDLGNFDPVMEDFSLLEKMVATANKAGAITTTNYGAIVALPTKEQL from the coding sequence ATGAAGAAAATTTACTGCATAGGTGAATTACTTATAGATTTTGTTGCCGAAAAGCAAGGCAGTGACCTTTCCCAGGCCTTTGAGTTTACAAAAAAAGCAGGTGGTGCACCGGCCAATGTGGCCTGTGCGATTTCCAAACTTGGAGGAAACGGGATTTTTATCGGTTGTGTTGGGTCTGACCCATTTGGTTCTTTTTTATTGGAGACCCTTAAAAACGAAGGTGTTGATATTTCCTTGACCCAACTATCCGACACCTTTACAACGCTGGCCTTTGTTTCCCTTTCGGAAGATGGTGAACGGGATTTTGTATTTAACAGAGGTGCGGACAAGGAGCTCAAGTACAATGCAAATCTTCGAAAAAACCTGCATGGGAACATCCTTCACTTGGGTGCTGCGACCGCACTATTGGGCGGTCCTTTGGAAAAAACCTATACCAAATATCTTTTTGATGGTCTTACCAAAGAAATGTTCATCAGCTTTGACCCAAATTTTAGAAGCGACCTTTGGAAAGATGACGAGGAAACTTTTATAAAAAAGTGCATGCCCTTTGTAGAAAAATCGCATTTGTGCAAATTTAGTCAAGAAGAGGCTCAACTGATATCGGGTAAAGAGAACACTGAAGAAGCCTGCGATTTTCTACATACAGTAGGTACAAAGATCATTACCGTTACTTTGGGAAAAGACGGCACACTTTTAAGTATGAACGGCACAAAAAAAATAATCCCGAGCATACCGGTAACCCCGGTGGACACTACCGGTGCCGGCGATGCCTTTATTGGCTGTTTACTCTATCAAATTTCAGATCTGGGCAATTTTGACCCCGTAATGGAAGACTTCTCCCTCCTCGAAAAAATGGTTGCCACTGCCAATAAGGCCGGAGCCATCACTACAACAAATTATGGGGCCATTGTGGCCTTGCCAACAAAGGAACAGTTGTAA
- a CDS encoding alpha-amylase family glycosyl hydrolase — MNQTSLHQLLSKNKVSNDLELCHLRLATNLTLIQKLFFSLYPEEQNREHFQNLLALLPKLFAERPTELKKQDLERLKSGNWYQSQNIVGMQLYVEHFNKDIKGLQEKIPYFKKLGVNFLHLMPITTRPKGENDGGYAVNDYLEVDKRYGSKDDLLGLTKALRKNGIFLMLDFVVNHTSNEYSWAKKAAKGDKKYQNYYYAFEDHTIPEEFEKTLPEVFPETAPGNFTYIPEMERWVMTVFNNYQWDLNYTNPEVFLEMLTNLVKLADMGVDVVRFDALAFLWKKLGTISQNLPEAHNLIALFRLCLQIVAPGTILLAEAIVAPTDIIKYFGEDEKRGNECEVAYNASLMALLWNSIATKKTHLLYKSLTNVPQKPKECTWINYIRCHDDIGLGYENHLIEELGLNPQMHRKFLLDYYCQRLDWSPATGMLFMYNPKTGDGRITGSAASLLGLERALALKNKTLIEQSVAKINMLHGIILAFGGIPLIYAGDEIGTLNEYSFQEDNNKKGDNRWVNRPLQDWKTIAKLEDTTLPQSRIFGTLQKLIRIRKENSVFADHNNVELYHTGNDHILSFERTCEKQRLLVICNFDENPQVIDSGWIKKLGYFSKGEPLDLVSEEKIKLNSGLVEIGPYQMFWLLNA, encoded by the coding sequence ATGAACCAGACCAGTTTACATCAACTTCTCTCCAAAAATAAGGTCAGTAATGATCTTGAGCTATGCCATTTAAGGTTGGCCACCAACCTCACTTTGATCCAAAAACTGTTCTTCTCTTTATATCCAGAAGAACAGAATCGGGAGCATTTCCAAAACCTTTTGGCACTGCTGCCCAAACTGTTTGCAGAAAGACCAACGGAATTAAAAAAACAGGACCTTGAACGATTAAAATCGGGCAATTGGTATCAGTCGCAGAATATTGTTGGAATGCAATTGTATGTTGAACACTTCAATAAGGACATAAAAGGTCTGCAGGAAAAAATACCCTATTTTAAAAAACTTGGTGTCAATTTTTTGCACCTAATGCCCATCACCACACGCCCAAAAGGCGAAAATGACGGCGGCTACGCGGTGAACGATTACCTTGAAGTGGACAAAAGATACGGCTCCAAGGACGATTTGTTGGGTTTGACCAAAGCTTTGCGTAAAAATGGCATTTTTTTAATGCTAGATTTTGTAGTAAACCATACGTCCAATGAGTATTCTTGGGCAAAAAAAGCCGCAAAGGGCGATAAAAAATACCAAAACTATTATTACGCGTTCGAAGACCATACCATTCCAGAGGAGTTTGAAAAGACTTTGCCCGAGGTATTTCCAGAAACAGCGCCCGGGAATTTTACCTATATCCCCGAAATGGAAAGATGGGTAATGACCGTTTTCAACAATTACCAATGGGACCTCAACTATACCAATCCCGAGGTATTTCTAGAGATGCTCACCAACTTGGTCAAATTGGCAGATATGGGAGTGGATGTTGTCCGTTTTGATGCCCTGGCCTTCCTTTGGAAGAAACTTGGTACAATTTCGCAAAACCTTCCCGAAGCACACAACCTTATCGCCCTCTTCCGTTTATGTCTTCAGATCGTTGCCCCTGGAACCATTCTATTGGCAGAAGCCATTGTGGCCCCAACGGATATTATTAAGTACTTTGGGGAGGATGAAAAACGAGGCAACGAATGCGAAGTGGCCTACAATGCATCCTTAATGGCACTTTTATGGAACTCAATCGCCACCAAGAAAACGCATTTGTTGTACAAGAGTTTAACAAACGTACCCCAAAAACCCAAAGAATGTACCTGGATCAATTACATCCGTTGTCATGATGATATTGGGTTAGGTTATGAAAACCATCTTATAGAAGAGTTGGGCCTAAACCCGCAAATGCACCGAAAATTCCTTTTGGATTATTATTGTCAACGATTGGATTGGTCGCCAGCCACCGGAATGCTGTTTATGTACAATCCCAAAACCGGTGACGGACGCATTACCGGGAGTGCCGCTTCGTTGTTGGGACTGGAGAGAGCCCTTGCCTTAAAAAACAAAACATTGATAGAGCAGTCCGTGGCCAAAATAAATATGTTGCACGGGATCATCCTTGCCTTTGGTGGTATCCCATTGATCTATGCAGGGGACGAAATAGGCACTTTAAACGAGTATTCCTTTCAGGAAGATAACAACAAAAAAGGGGACAATAGATGGGTAAACCGGCCCTTGCAGGATTGGAAAACCATCGCCAAACTGGAAGATACCACTCTTCCACAATCCAGAATATTCGGCACCTTGCAAAAGCTTATAAGAATTCGGAAAGAAAACTCTGTTTTTGCCGACCACAACAATGTTGAGCTCTACCATACCGGAAACGACCACATATTATCTTTTGAAAGAACATGCGAAAAACAAAGGTTGTTGGTTATTTGCAATTTTGATGAAAATCCGCAGGTAATCGATAGTGGTTGGATAAAAAAGCTGGGATATTTCAGTAAAGGAGAACCCTTAGATCTGGTATCCGAAGAAAAGATAAAACTAAACAGTGGCCTTGTGGAGATCGGCCCCTATCAAATGTTTTGGCTTTTAAATGCCTAG
- a CDS encoding ATP-binding protein codes for MINKRLLVKNLLAHNDENSFYDKKRFISIGEKEGKAKFLKHVCALANSNPNNNSFIVIGVEDEDNKIVGVDFFDDSKIQNLVNAYLENPPLISYENIPFPHLPEGKVVGLVTIRSNGKVCALRKNIWKYYGGAVFFREGSISLPKAFDIELKDINSEKVATIEQHARNNIEYTLDAVLNFFNTRHPDLTSDYKVFKEQFVVCWAGNKKKVKGKVYYSRVDIELINEQVKLFYSALDEITIDYDDDSFKTLEYVQLGLGSQQKYYPLEEMTITFSDNGKYSIHSKLIFEPPQFDKKTLFHVYNTNNALLKKLESHIPLTSSEHTDMTHLPATYLICYLNGFEEAKDKMDGARQLLKAYDSHVYQSLKESQRILRKVRYA; via the coding sequence ATGATCAATAAACGCCTACTCGTAAAAAACTTATTGGCCCATAACGACGAGAATAGTTTTTACGACAAAAAGCGTTTTATATCCATTGGAGAAAAGGAAGGCAAGGCCAAGTTTCTCAAACATGTTTGTGCCTTGGCCAATTCCAATCCCAACAACAACTCTTTTATTGTTATTGGAGTAGAAGATGAAGACAACAAAATTGTCGGGGTTGATTTTTTTGATGACAGCAAAATCCAAAACCTGGTCAATGCCTATTTGGAGAACCCACCTTTAATTTCTTATGAAAACATACCTTTCCCGCATTTGCCCGAAGGCAAGGTAGTAGGGCTGGTTACCATCAGGTCCAACGGAAAGGTCTGTGCGTTGCGCAAAAATATTTGGAAGTATTATGGTGGTGCCGTTTTCTTTAGGGAAGGCAGTATAAGTCTGCCCAAAGCCTTTGATATTGAACTTAAGGACATCAATTCTGAAAAGGTGGCCACCATTGAGCAGCATGCCAGGAACAACATTGAATATACCCTGGATGCCGTTCTCAATTTCTTCAACACACGCCATCCCGACTTAACAAGCGATTATAAAGTTTTTAAAGAACAATTTGTGGTCTGTTGGGCAGGCAATAAAAAAAAGGTCAAGGGCAAGGTATATTATTCACGGGTGGATATCGAACTGATCAATGAGCAGGTAAAACTCTTTTACTCCGCTTTGGACGAAATCACCATTGATTACGACGATGATTCCTTTAAAACATTGGAATATGTGCAATTGGGATTGGGGTCACAACAAAAATATTATCCTTTGGAGGAAATGACGATCACTTTTTCCGACAATGGCAAGTACTCGATACATAGCAAATTGATATTTGAACCTCCACAGTTCGACAAGAAAACACTTTTTCACGTATACAATACCAACAATGCCCTCCTAAAAAAGTTGGAAAGCCATATTCCCCTCACGAGTTCCGAACATACCGATATGACCCACCTGCCGGCAACTTATCTCATTTGTTATTTGAACGGGTTTGAAGAGGCCAAGGACAAAATGGATGGTGCCAGGCAATTGTTAAAGGCATACGATAGCCATGTGTACCAATCCTTAAAAGAGTCCCAAAGAATTTTGCGCAAAGTTAGGTATGCCTAG
- a CDS encoding SDR family NAD(P)-dependent oxidoreductase — MSKTALITGATSGIGKATAELFAKQGYNLILCGRREERLHQLKNELGRDTAIITLNFDVRNREDVFSAIDNLPKEFSEIDILINNAGNAHGLDPIDKGSPDDWDAMLDINVKGLLYMSKAIIPKMIERKSGHIINIGSTAGKEVYPNGNVYCASKHAVDAINQGMRIDLNAYGIRVGAVNPGLVETEFSDVRFKGDAEKASKVYQGFQPLKPEDIADIILFVVTRPYHVNIADLVVMPTAQASSTLVKKEL, encoded by the coding sequence ATGTCAAAAACAGCATTAATAACAGGAGCAACCAGTGGTATAGGAAAAGCAACTGCCGAACTTTTTGCAAAGCAAGGCTACAATCTGATTCTTTGCGGTCGTAGGGAAGAGCGGTTACATCAACTTAAGAACGAATTGGGCAGGGATACAGCTATTATTACGCTCAATTTTGATGTGAGAAATCGTGAGGATGTATTCTCGGCCATCGACAATTTGCCCAAGGAATTTTCAGAAATCGATATTTTGATCAACAACGCCGGTAATGCCCACGGTCTTGACCCAATTGACAAGGGCAGCCCAGATGATTGGGATGCCATGTTGGATATCAATGTGAAAGGATTACTTTATATGTCCAAGGCCATCATTCCAAAAATGATAGAGCGTAAATCGGGCCATATTATAAATATTGGATCCACGGCAGGCAAGGAAGTCTACCCAAATGGGAATGTGTATTGTGCCAGCAAGCACGCCGTGGACGCTATAAATCAGGGAATGCGAATAGATTTGAATGCTTATGGAATTCGAGTTGGAGCCGTAAACCCAGGACTGGTAGAAACCGAGTTCAGCGACGTTAGGTTTAAGGGCGATGCTGAAAAAGCTTCAAAAGTATATCAAGGCTTTCAACCCTTAAAACCGGAGGATATTGCGGACATTATTTTGTTTGTGGTTACCCGGCCCTATCATGTAAACATTGCCGACCTTGTGGTAATGCCCACTGCACAGGCCAGCAGTACATTAGTGAAGAAAGAACTATGA
- a CDS encoding aldo/keto reductase has translation MEQTTNFSRIISGAMTWGSWGKKLSKIEMVELMHHSMDCGLTTFDHADIYGGYSTESEFGKAFAESGIKRENVQLITKCGIQLTDGRNNKINHYQYDKQYIIESAEESLKKLNTDYLDFFLIHRPSPLMQPEEIAEAAQHLLQSGKINRFGVSNFTPSQVAMLEKWMPVEGNQVEFSLTHNNPMYDGTFDDSIGNKRMAMAWSPLGSFFRETDEQTERIKEVMNPLLDKYNANESQLLLAWILKHPAKVHPVIGTTNKERIEQSAAAVNIELELQDWFALMVASQGHDVP, from the coding sequence ATGGAACAGACAACGAATTTTTCCCGCATTATATCGGGAGCAATGACCTGGGGGAGCTGGGGCAAAAAACTTTCAAAAATAGAAATGGTCGAATTAATGCACCACAGCATGGATTGTGGACTCACTACATTTGATCATGCCGATATTTATGGTGGATATTCTACAGAGTCGGAATTTGGAAAAGCTTTTGCAGAGAGCGGTATCAAAAGGGAGAATGTCCAATTGATCACCAAATGCGGAATCCAACTTACCGATGGGAGGAACAACAAGATCAATCATTACCAATACGATAAACAATATATTATTGAATCTGCAGAAGAATCCTTAAAAAAGTTGAATACCGACTATCTGGATTTTTTCTTGATACACCGACCTAGTCCATTAATGCAGCCCGAAGAAATTGCAGAAGCAGCCCAACATTTGTTGCAAAGCGGTAAAATAAATCGGTTCGGAGTTTCCAATTTTACCCCATCGCAAGTCGCCATGTTGGAAAAATGGATGCCGGTGGAGGGAAACCAGGTCGAATTTTCCCTGACCCATAATAACCCAATGTACGATGGTACTTTTGATGATAGTATCGGCAATAAAAGAATGGCCATGGCCTGGAGTCCATTGGGAAGCTTTTTTAGGGAAACCGATGAGCAGACAGAGCGGATAAAAGAAGTGATGAATCCATTGTTGGACAAATATAATGCGAATGAAAGCCAGTTGCTCTTGGCTTGGATTTTAAAACACCCAGCCAAGGTACACCCGGTGATCGGAACCACCAACAAAGAAAGAATTGAACAATCGGCAGCCGCCGTAAACATAGAATTGGAACTTCAGGATTGGTTTGCCCTTATGGTAGCTAGCCAAGGACACGATGTTCCTTAG
- a CDS encoding AAA family ATPase, which yields MEENTTIDISAVNEKIAQESAFIDLLTVEMNKAIVGQNHMVERLLIGLLGKGHILLEGVPGLAKTLAINTLAKAVKGSFSRIQFTPDLLPADVIGTLIYNIKENDFSIKKGPIFANFVLADEINRAPAKVQSALLEAMQEKQVTIGDETFILDKPFLVMATQNPVEQEGTYPLPEAQVDRFMLKTVIDYPKLNEEQLIIRQNLRGETEPIKPVVSLEQILRAQATVREVYMDEKIEKYILDLIFATRYPEKYNLESLKPLISFGASPRGSINLANASKCYAFIKRRGYVVPEDVRAVVHDVLRHRIGITYEAEAENITSEEIINKIVNEVEVP from the coding sequence ATGGAAGAAAACACTACTATTGATATTAGTGCTGTGAATGAGAAAATCGCCCAAGAAAGCGCTTTTATTGACCTTTTAACGGTTGAAATGAACAAAGCGATCGTGGGCCAAAACCATATGGTAGAACGATTGTTGATCGGTCTTTTGGGCAAGGGCCATATTTTGCTCGAAGGTGTTCCCGGATTAGCAAAAACATTGGCCATCAACACCTTGGCCAAAGCAGTAAAGGGAAGTTTTAGCAGAATACAGTTTACCCCTGATCTTTTGCCGGCAGACGTTATCGGTACATTGATCTACAACATAAAAGAAAACGATTTCTCCATAAAAAAAGGACCAATTTTTGCCAATTTTGTGTTGGCGGACGAAATCAACAGGGCACCTGCCAAGGTACAATCCGCACTTTTGGAGGCCATGCAGGAAAAGCAGGTTACCATTGGTGACGAAACCTTTATTTTGGACAAGCCCTTTTTGGTAATGGCCACGCAAAACCCCGTAGAACAAGAAGGTACCTACCCTCTTCCCGAGGCCCAAGTCGACCGTTTTATGCTAAAAACGGTGATCGATTATCCAAAACTCAATGAAGAACAACTCATTATTCGCCAAAACCTAAGAGGCGAAACAGAACCCATTAAGCCCGTAGTGTCCTTGGAACAAATTCTTAGGGCCCAAGCAACCGTTCGCGAGGTTTATATGGACGAAAAAATCGAAAAATATATCCTCGACCTCATTTTCGCAACACGATACCCTGAAAAATATAACTTGGAAAGCTTAAAGCCGCTCATTAGTTTTGGCGCTTCTCCAAGAGGTAGTATCAACTTGGCGAATGCATCCAAGTGCTACGCGTTCATCAAACGAAGAGGTTATGTGGTCCCCGAAGATGTAAGGGCGGTGGTACACGATGTGCTTCGCCACCGTATCGGGATCACTTACGAGGCCGAGGCGGAAAATATTACTTCCGAAGAAATCATCAACAAGATTGTAAACGAGGTAGAAGTGCCTTAG